A portion of the Lolium rigidum isolate FL_2022 chromosome 1, APGP_CSIRO_Lrig_0.1, whole genome shotgun sequence genome contains these proteins:
- the LOC124693723 gene encoding protein NDL1-like, whose protein sequence is MGDSGGSVVSVDIERISFGGKEHHIQTKHGPVSVAVYGDHDKHALITYPDIALNHMSCFQGLLFCPEAASLLLHNFCIYHISPPGHELGATPISPSTPVQSVDELADQVAEVLDFFGLGSVMCLGVSAGAYILTLFATKYRERVLGLILVSPLYKTPSWTEWFYNKLMSNLLYYYGMCDMVKDCLLQRYFGKRVRGGSVVPESDIMQACRSFLDQRQSMNIWRFIQTINQRHDLTESLKQLQCRTLIFVGENSQFHTEAVHMTAKLDKRYSALVEVQACGSVVTEEQPHAMLIPMEYFLMGYGLFRPSHVSSSPRSPLNPFCISPDLLSPESMGVKLKPIKTRANLGV, encoded by the exons ATGGGCGACTCCGGCGGCTCCGTCGTGTCCGTGGACATCGAgcgcatctccttcggcggcaag GAACATCATATACAGACAAAACATGGACCTGTATCTGTTGCGGTGTATGGCGACCATGATAAGCATGCCCTTATTACTTATCCAGATATTGCTTTGAACC ATATGTCTTGCTTCCAAGGACTACTTTTCTGCCCAGAAGCAGCTTCCCTTCTGCTTCATAATTTTTGCATTTACCATATCAGCCCCCCTGGACATGAG TTAGGAGCCACTCCTATTTCACCAAGCACTCCTGTACAATCGGTTGATGAGTTAGCTGATCAGGTTGCAGAAGTACTTGATTTCTTCGG ATTGGGTTCTGTAATGTGCTTAGGTGTCAGCGCTGGTGCATACATTCTTACTCTCTTCGCA ACAAAGTATAGGGAGCGAGTACTAGGTCTTATCCTTGTTTCACCTCTATATAAAACTCCCTCATGGACTGAGTGGTTTTATAATAAG TTGATGTCAAATTTGTTGTATTATTACGGGATGTGTGACATGGTGAAGGATTGTTTGTTGCAGCGGTATTTTGGCAAG AGAGTGCGGGGAGGCTCTGTTGTGCCAGAATCTGATATTATGCAGGCCTGTAGAAGT TTTCTAGATCAACGACAAAGCATGAATATATGGCGGTTCATCCAAACAATCAATCA AAGGCATGACTTGACAGAAAGCCTGAAGCAGCTGCAGTGCAGAACGCTGATATTTGTTGGTGAGAACTCCCAGTTCCACACTGAAGCTGTCCACATGACTGCAAAACTTGATAAGAGATACAGTGCTCTCGTTGAG GTGCAAGCGTGCGGGTCGGTTGTGACGGAGGAGCAACCTCATGCGATGCTTATACCGATGGAGTACTTCCTCATGGGATATGGCTTGTTCAGGCCGAGCCATGTAAGCTCCAGCCCTCGCAGCCCTCTGAACCCGTTCTGTATATCCCCTGACCTCCTCTCGCCCGAGAGCATGGGTGTGAAGTTGAAGCCGATCAAGACGCGGGCCAATCTCGGAGTGTAG